A part of Setaria viridis chromosome 8, Setaria_viridis_v4.0, whole genome shotgun sequence genomic DNA contains:
- the LOC117833551 gene encoding laccase-15 has protein sequence MDSRSLRVAATAALIFFSVIAQSAGTAIVEHTFVVTQVTMTHLCKDTLVTVVNGQLPGPAIEVTEGDSIAVHVVNKSPFNLTIHWHGVRQMLNCWADGVPMITQRPILPDHNFTYRFDVSGQEGTLWWHAHVPCLRATIHGILIIRPRHGAISYPFPKPHKEIPIIIGEWWDLEDLGQVDRHLRHYVADDYFKASTINGKLGDLYNCSGVVEEGYKLDVEPGKTYLLRVLNAALFSEYYLKVAGHKFRVVAGDANYVSPYTTDIIAIAPGQTFDALVVADASPGRYYMVAMPNQAPKPDYQSPVLPTRGILQYSNGAGGNQPGDVPMSPEMPDNHNHMLSFYFHGNLTSLHHPRHLPVPKRIDERLFITLGLGSVCRQGQSCERGAESDEVIVVATMNNISYELPTVSRPLLEAHYQNPSNIDWLQELPDVPPRVFNFTDSSLIPTGPKEEQLEPTSKAALARRFRYGAVVDVVFQSTSMLQSESNPMHLHGHDMFVLAQGSGNYDKERDVAKYNLVNPPLVNTVLVPRLGWVAVRFIADNPGVWYMHCHFEFHQSMGMIALFIVEDGPSANTSLPSPPVDFLTYGDDNNLMPDEYYL, from the exons ATGGACAGCCGGAGCCTTCGAGTGGCAGCCACCGCTGCTCTCATCTTCTTCTCTGTCATAGCCCAGTCAGCGGGCACAGCCATCGTCGAGCACACCTTTGTT GTGACCCAGGTGACTATGACTCACTTGTGCAAGGATACGCTGGTCACCGTGGTGAATGGGCAGTTGCCCGGGCCGGCGATAGAGGTCACAGAGGGAGACTCCATCGCCGTCCATGTTGTCAACAAGTCACCCTTCAACTTAACAATCCACTG GCATGGAGTGAGGCAGATGCTCAACTGCTGGGCGGATGGCGTGCCGATGATTACCCAGCGCCCCATCCTTCCAGACCATAACTTTACCTACCGTTTCGATGTTTCCGGGCAGGAAGGAACCCTATGGTGGCATGCTCATGTCCCCTGCCTCCGTGCAACAATACATGGCATCTTGATCATCCGGCCGCGGCATGGAGCCATCTCCTATCCATTTCCTAAGCCTCATAAGGAGATCCCCATCATTATAG GGGAGTGGTGGGACCTAGAGGACCTTGGACAGGTGGACAGGCACTTGAGGCATTATGTGGCTGACGATTACTTCAAAGCGTCCACAATCAATGGCAAGCTTGGAGATCTCTACAACTGCTCTG GTGTCGTCGAAGAAGGCTACAAGCTGGACGTGGAGCCCGGCAAGACCTACCTGCTCCGAGTACTCAATGCTGCGCTCTTCTCTGAGTACTACCTCAAGGTAGCTGGGCACAAGTTCAGAGTGGTTGCTGGCGATGCCAACTACGTTAGCCCCTATACGACGGACATCATCGCGATTGCTCCCGGCCAGACATTCGACGCCCTCGTGGTCGCCGATGCGTCTCCTGGAAGATACTACATGGTCGCCATGCCCAACCAGGCTCCAAAGCCCGACTATCAGAGCCCAGTCTTGCCCACTAGAGGCATACTGCAGTATAGCAACGGAGCAGGAGGAAATCAGCCCGGTGATGTTCCAATGTCACCAGAGATGCCTGACAACCACAACCATATGCTATCGTTCTACTTCCATGGCAACCTTACCAGCTTGCACCACCCAAGACACCTACCAGTGCCGAAGCGAATCGATGAACGCCTATTCATAACGCTCGGGCTTGGCTCCGTTTGTCGGCAAGGCCAGTCCTGCGAGAGAGGAGCAGAGAGCGACGAGGTCATCGTTGTGGCAACCATGAATAATATATCATACGAGCTCCCCACCGTGTCGAGACCACTGCTAGAAGCCCACTACCAGAACCCCAGCAACATTGACTGGCTGCAAGAACTCCCTGATGTACCACCGCGGGTGTTCAACTTCACTGACAGTTCCTTGATCCCAACAGGACCCAAGGAGGAACAACTAGAGCCGACGTCCAAGGCTGCGTTGGCACGGCGATTCCGGTATGGAGCTGTTGTTGATGTGGTGTTCCAGAGCACGTCAATGTTGCAGAGCGAGTCCAACCCGATGCACCTGCACGGACATGACATGTTCGTGCTGGCACAGGGCAGCGGCAACTATGACAAGGAAAGGGATGTGGCGAAGTACAACCTAGTTAATCCTCCACTTGTGAACACCGTGCTTGTACCACGGCTTGGATGGGTGGCTGTCCGGTTTATTGCGGACAATCCAG